A genomic stretch from Sinorhizobium terangae includes:
- a CDS encoding NADPH-dependent F420 reductase, whose amino-acid sequence MSIGIIGSGNIGAAVARALARAEIPAIISNSRGPESLKALAGELAPYITAGTREEAASADLVLVAVTWSKLPKALSGLPDWNGRIVIDANNPIEAPLFKPAELKGRLSSEVFAGLVPGARVVKALNHLQPHLVSGDPKAEGGRRVLFFSGDDAAAKAEVGALIDRLGFFGIDLGPLSVGGKLTQFPGGPLPALNLVKFD is encoded by the coding sequence ATGTCCATTGGCATCATCGGATCCGGCAACATCGGGGCGGCCGTTGCCAGGGCGCTCGCCCGGGCGGAGATCCCGGCGATCATTTCCAACAGCCGTGGGCCGGAGAGCCTGAAAGCGCTTGCCGGCGAACTCGCCCCTTACATCACCGCAGGAACACGCGAAGAGGCCGCAAGCGCCGATCTCGTGCTGGTCGCGGTCACCTGGTCGAAGCTGCCCAAGGCGCTTTCCGGTCTGCCGGATTGGAACGGCCGGATCGTCATCGACGCAAACAATCCGATCGAAGCGCCGCTCTTCAAGCCCGCCGAGCTCAAGGGTCGGCTCTCGAGTGAGGTCTTCGCCGGCCTCGTCCCGGGTGCGCGCGTCGTCAAGGCCCTCAATCATCTGCAGCCACACCTCGTTTCCGGCGATCCGAAGGCAGAAGGCGGCCGCCGCGTGCTCTTCTTTTCCGGCGATGACGCCGCCGCCAAGGCGGAGGTCGGCGCGCTGATCGACCGGCTGGGCTTCTTCGGCATCGATCTCGGCCCGCTCTCGGTTGGCGGAAAGCTCACGCAGTTTCCCGGCGGTCCGTTGCCCGCGCTGAATCTCGTCAAGTTCGATTGA
- a CDS encoding SDR family NAD(P)-dependent oxidoreductase produces MTDSCFYEPRTKRGFASRQAETSLNWCSRSGFQPQFSRCFRQTFRRPLAFDGPIDEITEAGYNRMIAVNVTGVFVATQEAVRNTKAGGRVIHVGSSMSLRRPPRFAVDRGAVAGFTCSWCAIPV; encoded by the coding sequence GTGACGGATAGTTGTTTCTACGAACCAAGGACGAAACGCGGCTTCGCCAGCCGACAGGCGGAGACGAGTTTAAACTGGTGCTCGCGCAGCGGCTTTCAACCGCAGTTCAGCCGATGCTTCCGGCAAACGTTCCGCCGGCCGCTCGCGTTCGACGGTCCGATCGACGAGATCACCGAGGCGGGTTACAATCGCATGATCGCGGTCAATGTCACCGGCGTCTTCGTTGCCACGCAGGAGGCGGTGCGCAACACGAAGGCGGGCGGGCGCGTTATCCATGTCGGCAGCTCGATGTCGCTACGCCGACCGCCTCGCTTTGCAGTTGACCGAGGTGCGGTCGCCGGCTTCACCTGCAGCTGGTGCGCGATCCCGGTCTGA
- a CDS encoding VOC family protein, translating to MRMIFVNLPVKNLEASRTFFSALGFTFNEQFSDDTAACMVIDDNIFAMLLTEPKFRNFITGEISDTAKGTEVITALSATSRAECDDMLAKALAAGAKPWKPAIDYGSMYGISFQDLDGHVWEFMWMDMSAEQAA from the coding sequence ATGCGCATGATTTTTGTAAACCTGCCCGTCAAAAACCTGGAAGCCTCCCGGACCTTCTTTTCCGCCCTCGGCTTCACCTTCAACGAGCAGTTCTCGGACGACACGGCCGCCTGCATGGTGATCGACGACAATATCTTCGCCATGCTGCTGACCGAGCCTAAATTCCGCAACTTTATCACCGGGGAGATCAGCGACACGGCCAAGGGCACGGAAGTCATCACCGCCCTTTCCGCCACAAGCCGCGCCGAGTGCGACGACATGCTTGCCAAGGCGCTCGCCGCCGGCGCCAAGCCGTGGAAGCCGGCAATCGACTACGGCTCGATGTACGGAATCAGCTTCCAGGATCTCGATGGCCATGTCTGGGAATTCATGTGGATGGACATGTCGGCCGAGCAGGCGGCGTGA